One region of Vairimorpha necatrix chromosome 10, complete sequence genomic DNA includes:
- a CDS encoding ubiquitin conjugation factor E4 (UFD2), with the protein MTNSNNMSQSKIYLSRVDFFKSLDLQFDGGSSLDLEESEILFLYFIEISEDPLLTIFQNYSKDYSENHKDFLLKKIEELPFNNNSFEYLVKESSFNTLDILPNLPLSFYIPFFSYICSKKYFYFLENLLSFPQILEIFSDESIWSNPWYVLEENFIDIIYSIIKTLICQNPLLKRHFIFSIKCIIMNNQERNKTLFKKEDFMTDQEAYSLNLLINKFLETIISKKMKIPREEESFTNFIFYSKAEVFKLSFIKMIEERKMKRIEEEETEEIDKILKNIVNEKRYGEYLSDYIHTVQNEDNPNFKLICSVYLYISEFFPPDASVISFLFKYEDLKHHILRILANNPNIIKFSLMNKIIEYYNKIQKEGHKIEIRYLINIILVENNAVLKTCRQNIKAVNYLMSDFEYCLSRGLGGIKEINEITKKINLKDINIGNINSRDIGNINSRDIEDINSLLFDLKRQKQRVHTYFIFVDTCFRLLGKIINKNKDLLLVDELIEIFVKILNCNLKIIVGPKCSDLILKTFKDITKESLNFKPKDLLRNILLIYLNIKDQKFIKKVCNEEMYFDLNLFVRGEEICRNKFLLNNSQLSELEELIEKFKENQKEQEEEEEGFYDPLTYNLIKDPIRLLTSNVTVDRSTYNMIMLNDGIDPFNRKEINESQIEEDEEVKKKIERIKNKKKY; encoded by the coding sequence ATGACAAATTCTAATAATATGTCACAgtctaaaatatatttaagtcGTGTTgatttctttaaatctttAGATTTACAATTCGATGGAGGATCTTCTTTGGATCTTGAAGAATCTGAAAttctctttttatatttcattgAGATCTCTGAAGATCCTCTTCTTACAATATTCCAGAATTATAGTAAAGATTATTCAGAAAATCATAAAGATTtcttacttaaaaaaatagaagaactcccttttaataataattcatttgaatatttagTAAAGGAATCATCTTTTAATACTCTTGATATTCTTCCAAATCTCcctttatctttttatattcctttcttttcttatatttgctctaagaaatatttctatttcttagagaatttattatcttttcctcaaatattagaaatattctCTGACGAATCAATCTGGTCAAATCCTTGGTATGTCTTAGAAGAGAACTTTATAGACATTATTTATTCTATAATAAAGACTCTAATATGTCAGAATCCTCTCTTAAAGAGACACTTCATTTTTAGCATTAAATGCATAATTATGAATAATCAGGAGAGGAATAAGAcgctttttaaaaaagaagattttatgACAGACCAGGAGGCATATTCCTTGAATTTACTAATTAATAAGTTCTTAGAGACTATTATTAGTAAAAAGATGAAGATACCAAGAGAAGAGGAGTCTTTTACAAATTTCATCTTTTATAGTAAAGCAGAGGTGTTTAAACTTAGTTTTATAAAGATGATAGAAGAGAGGAAAATGAAGAGgatagaagaagaagagaCAGAAGAAATAGACAAGATATTGAAGAATATAGTGAATGAGAAGAGATACGGGGAATATCTAAGCGACTACATTCACACAGTACAAAATGAAGATAATCCGAATTTCAAATTAATCTGCTCTGTTTATTTGTACATTTCTGAGTTCTTCCCGCCTGACGCCTCGGTCATTTCAttcctttttaaatatgaagaTCTAAAACACCACATCTTAAGGATCCTCGCTAATAATCCGAATATTATCAAGTTCAGTCTAATGAACAAGATCATAGAATATTACAATAAGATCCAGAAAGAAGGACACAAGATAGAAATaagatatttaataaatataatactaGTAGAGAATAATGCAGTACTTAAGACATGTAGACAGAATATTAAGGCAGTGAATTACCTGATGAGTGATTTTGAATATTGTCTAAGTCGAGGACTAGGAGGAATTAAAGAGATCAACGAAATAACcaagaaaataaatctaaaagATATTAATATTGGAAATATAAATAGCAGAGACATTggaaatataaatagtaGAGACATTGAAGATATAAATAGCTTGttatttgatttaaaaagacaaaaacaAAGAGTCCACACATATTTCATCTTCGTAGACACTTGTTTTAGACTCCTTgggaaaattataaataaaaataaagatctACTTTTAGTAGACGAATTAATAGAAATATTCGTCAAGATACTAAACTGTAATCTCAAGATAATAGTCGGCCCAAAATGCAGTGACTTGAtcttaaaaacatttaaagaCATAACAAAAGAATCTCTGAATTTTAAGCCTAAAGATCTCTTAAGAAATATCTTACTAATAtatctaaatataaaagaccagaaatttataaaaaaagtctGTAATGAAGAAATGTATTTTGATCTGAATTTGTTTGTAAGAGGAGAAGAAATTTGTAGGAACAAATTTCTTCTTAATAATTCACAGCTCAGTGAACTAGAAGAACTTATAgagaaatttaaagaaaaccAGAAAGaacaagaagaagaagaagaaggaTTTTATGATCCACTGACTTATAACTTAATAAAAGATCCAATAAGATTACTGACGAGTAATGTGACAGTAGACAGGAGTACATACAATATGATAATGCTTAATGATGGAATAGACCCATTTAATAGGAAAGAAATTAATGAGAGTCAAATAGAAGAAGATGAAGAGgtgaagaagaaaatagagagaatcaaaaataaaaagaaatattaa
- a CDS encoding alpha/beta-hydrolase domain-containing protein, with product MFFIKSSLLPFFSLFFFFLFFHSLFLIFVFQRHLVFKCSSYTSIPIHCTYKSIDLFYINNHSNTDIIFCHGSIISQKIFKRLLYEMSSFTNCNVLSFNIKGIFNNRGIPSERGIKKELDHIIDYIRQTNTKKVFFGQSLGCSLAIYLSKLIEGRVILENPFRSYKEVVRRRRIWRHIAFLLVDKWENKMDKVEECLFLLSSEDKIVRNEDGEYLSRQCKKSKIRYLKGSTHFNSAKNKNYYKFINEYIQE from the coding sequence ATGTTCTTTATTAAGTCTTCTCTTCTCCctttcttttctttatttttcttcttcttatTCTTCCACTCTCTTTTTCTTATCTTCGTCTTCCAGAGACATTTGGTCTTCAAGTGCTCTTCTTACACTTCTATTCCCATACACTGTACTTATAAGAGTATAGATCTCttctatattaataatCACTCTAATACTGACATAATCTTCTGTCACGGGTCTATAATCTCCCAGAAGATCTTCAAGAGATTATTATATGAAATGTCTTCTTTTACTAATTGTAATGTACTAAGTTTCAATATAAAAGgcatatttaataatagaGGTATACCATCAGAGAGAGGTATAAAGAAGGAGTTAGATCATATTATAGACTATATTAGACAGACTAATACTAAGAAAGTCTTCTTTGGGCAGTCTCTGGGCTGCTCACTGGCGATTTATCTTAGTAAACTTATAGAAGGCCGAGTTATACTAGAGAATCCTTTTAGAAGTTACAAAGAAGTAGTAAGAAGAAGGAGAATATGGAGACACATagcatttttattagtagATAAGTGGGAGAATAAGATGGATAAAGTAGAAGAGTGTCTCTTTCTACTGAGCAGTGAAGATAAGATAGTTAGAAATGAAGATGGAGAATATTTAAGTAGACAGTGTAAGAAGAGTAAGataagatatttaaaaggATCTACACATTTTAATAGTGCGAAAAACAAGAACTACTACAAATTCATAAATGAATACATACAA